ATAATATGGTTATTTGCAAATAAAGGTGTCCTTATAACAAAAAGAAATGTGAAAAAGAAACACATTGTGTAACATGGTTGCAAAGGTTTTAGATTACGTAAATAGACTACATATCTCTGAAAACATTAGGTTCCCAATGCTTTTTGTTCAGTATTccattacaaataaatattacatGGCTCCCAGAAGCACATATTATGAATAATTCCCACCATAACTAAAAATAAAGTAGTATAGCATTGTAGGTCAGGGGTTTCTAAGGTGGTATGCTCAGCTGCCTGACAATGTTTTCGTTCTTCATGCATGTTGAATAGTAGATGTACATGTTGTGTTTAGGTAACCATAATGAGTGCATGTGGAGTTTTTGTGTTGTGGTAGTAGAAAAGGCACTCCTTACTGAGAAAAAAATACGGTAAATGGAAAATGATTGTCAATCTTGTACAGCTTTCAAAACGGACACACTGTCAAAATAGAGTAGTCCATTGTCCACCACCCACAGAACTTATTTTGTGAGGATTCTTAAACATTTCCATTTTCAGTTCCTCATGCAACCCATTAGTCTTTGAGCAATGGTAAACAGTTTATCATAACTCTCTTACACCCATCGACTGTCAATGGCCGTTTCATTTATGAGACAGGAGGCAGTATGTTTTCCTTGTCTATTACTTTAATTCAGTTTTTCCCCCCTACAATCAAAATACAAACAGCTTTTCTCAATTAGGACAAGTCAACTAAGAAAGTCGTCTTAGTTTCCCAATAACCTTTCAGCTACCATTGCTTCTCAGTAGTCTCTTTGGGATGAAAGTTAACGATCATGCCATGTATCAAACAAATTTTATGAAAGTGTTCCTCTTGATGAATGATAATTCAAATAGGCCTGTACTATATGAATTATCTGAATGCAAGGTTACCTTTTGAAGTTAATTACTCATATGTGAAAGAATTTGTGAGAGTGACAAAGCAGCAAAGTCCAGTAAGCTAAAACCACACCCACAAAATAAAGAATCTGTGGAGTGATATAGAACTACAAGtgtcaaagtatttttaataaaaagatAAGAATGACTAAAATGAAACAATATCTGTATGGTAGAAGAATATAAAAGTATTAAAAAAGTAACTGTGAAAAAGTCTAAAAAAATTACCTAAATAGAGTTGAACATCCTTAACTTCAATTGTATTAGCTTTCCTATGTTTAGCTAACATACATGCAGCTGTTACAGCTGATTCCACAAAATCATCTGCAATTTCAAGCAAGACATCTTCCACTTCTTCATCTAGTTGTTCATTGGGATCAAATTCTTTTACAAGGTCTTGCAAACGTGCCTTTGTGAGCACCTacagaagaaagaaacaaactGAGATGTTATAATGGTTTACCAGGGTATAAATTAGTAGTGACTGATGAACTCTGATACAATTAAAGTGTTACCAGTCTTCAGAATAAATGTACACTTAACCAAACAGAACTGCGAAATCTTGTAAAATTACTGGTACAATTAGAGCAGCTTAGATGATATCAAAGACTTCTTTTATAAC
This sequence is a window from Schistocerca nitens isolate TAMUIC-IGC-003100 chromosome 3, iqSchNite1.1, whole genome shotgun sequence. Protein-coding genes within it:
- the LOC126247979 gene encoding transcription initiation factor TFIID subunit 12; amino-acid sequence: MPQLGTQTKNTTPATEESGQVLTKARLQDLVKEFDPNEQLDEEVEDVLLEIADDFVESAVTAACMLAKHRKANTIEVKDVQLYLERDWNMWQPGFGMEELRPYKRTAVTEAHKQRLALIRKAVKKY